CCCCTAAATCCTCAGTTGCCTGTTTCTTTTATTGCTTGTTATATTAGAACCACATTTTGAACTATTTATGTTGGAAGTACCATATTGAAACAATAATGTACTACTATTCAACATTCTGTTTGCAGATTGTTCAGCCTGCAAACGAAATTGCAAAGTACTTCTACAACATTGATTGATCTCCAGAAGGTTGCTGCCAGAATAGAGGAGAGGATCCATACGATAGCTAGTGACTATGTATGATAGTTTCTTCTTAATAGATTTTTTTGTAATATAATTTCCTTAGATATTAATTATACAATACTTTATTTATCTTTGATGTGCGCATGATAGAGTATTAATCTTAATATAGCAACACTTCTGCTGATCTGCTAGTTATTGCAATGTCTCATAGCTTTTTGAGTAAGTACAACTTCTTGCTAGAAATCCTGAACTAGTTAACTAGAGCTATAACAATTGTGTGAAACTTAACCATGGGTACGATTGTCTTGCTTCATATTATGTAACATGATACAATATAATGTATTGGTTGCAAGATGCTCTACACCAATTTTATCGAtctaattaaaaatgttttattaCTCCTTCATTTGGTATCATGCACAAGACACTAGGACTGAGGTTGTATTCAATTAAAGTTTTTCATTTTACATAGTTCCAAATATTTATGTCCCCTTTTCAATTTATTGGCTTCAAGATGTGAATCTCTAGATTAATTCTAGAATATATTGATTTTATCGTATATACTGATTTTATTGTCATGCAATTACTTGTTTTGGTGGTGTTCGTATACCATTTAATAATATATGCACTTATATATTCTTGACTTGCTAGTTTGTTGACATGTTCCTTTTGCTATATATCTTTGTATAATCTCTTTGAAACTCATATGGTTATGGCTCATCAATAGGATGTTCAGTTTTAAACGGAAGTTCTCATAATTTTTTTGTCTTACACTTAGGGTGATTATCTACGGAGGATTTGTCTGACAAGAGGTGATTTGGACTCATATGATGTATTTTTGAACGATTGTCAACGTCAGCAAGCTTCAATCCGTTCATCCATCTTGCTCCATCAGGAGAATAAGCAAGGTGATCAAATTGTCCAggcaaaaagaaatattaaggGGACATCATCTAGCAGTATGTTCTTGAGAATTTGAACACCAGTATACTAAGcatatatattgttttgatCTGTTTTTATGGTGCCTGTATGACAAAAGAATTGTTTGCTTAGTAAATATTCGAGAAaagtggtttttttttacccaaGTCTACACATGAATCTAATGTTCTGCACTAGTTTATACATGACAATACATGCAAAGACAATTTTCAACGTCTACAACCTGATCCCCTTTGATTAAACAAGCAttgtaatgttttttttctttagacatTGGACATTTGGGTGCAAAACGATGAATATTAGTTATTCTTATGCAATGGATGATTCAAGTGTGTACATTGCCTCCTAATTATgtgcccccttttttttttcaaaagataaattggagctagccCACCGTACTGACTTATCATCTATGTAAAATGAATTACAGATGACAATATCTCTGTGAAACTAGAGTTAAGCAAGCATAAAAACTACAAATTTGTTGTAAGTTGTTTAGGTGGTTCTCCAAGATCAAGTATCAACACTAAGGAGCATGTGTTAGAGTCAATGTCAGTAATTGTTCTCCACTAAAATAATGTAACACAATATCCACTTTTATATTGCAGGTGTGCTATCTAATCAAGTAGCCCTAAATGACCACAAGGAGCACTCACACCACTACGAGAAGGATATGATCAGCAAACTCCCTAACGATTTGGTCCAACATATTATGTCATTCTTGTCAATGCGAGAGGCTGTGCGCACCAGTGTTTTGTCCCATTGGTGGGTCAACCAGTGGACCTTCTTGAAGTCCATTCAGCTTAATATATATTGGTTTCATATGGACAGAGAAAAATTCAGTAGTTTTCTTGACAAACTATTGCTAAGCCGTGTCCATGCTGATGCTCCCATGGACACATTCGAGCTAAAATCTTTTGCAATTGACCGCGCCAATTGTTGGATTAATCATGCAATCAAGCACAATGCTAAAGTGCTTAAATTTGCTGAATATGGAAAATGGGAACCTTTCTACTTGGATCCAAATCTTGTGGAGTTAAATTCTCGGTATCTAGAAACTTTGGAGCTGACTAATGTTGCTCTAGATGCGACGATATTCAGTCAGTTGGCCAATTCATGCCCAGCATTGCAAAATATGCTGCTGACAGACTGCTTACTGGAGGTAGAAGAAATTTCATCAAGCTCATTGAAGAATCTGGATATAATTGACTGCTATATTCTCAAGGACCTGAGCATTTCTACTCCTAGTTTGGTTTCATTGTGCATCAAGAATGAACGAACAGACAATTCTTCGTTCAGAAACTCTTACCTAATATTCGCAACGGTCATTATCATTGATGCTTCAAGTGTCAGTAGCATGGAGTTGTTAGCTATGGATAGACAGGTACGGTACTGTACTGCTTGCCCTGTAGCACTGATCCTTCTCCCAAACACTCTGTTACTTTCATAGTTTTACTATTTGTTTAGTATATGCATTTGTACATTACTATCATACATTTTCATGTGAatatatttatgcaaatgaatttTCTTTCATAACAAGGACACAACATAAAACATTCATTTTGCACGGTATGTATATACCCGATTTCAACTCGACACATATTTCTGACCACCTATTttaccacaatttttttttatttcatagcATTAACAGTATTTAAGACTtaagacattttttttctatgtacaTATGAAGTTCACATTCGTGGAGAAAGACGGGGGCGAGCCAATGTTCAAGAATCTCAGAAACTTGAGCCTAGGTCTATGGTGCATTAACAACATGTTTTCGCCTCTACGTCGATTCGTCCGGCATTCGCCTATGCTGAGGATGGTGACTCTGAGGATCAGTCCGGTCAGTGCCATCCATTGCATTGCATCATCCCCATGCTTCCTGTGTCcagcttctttttctttttttttttggttaccATCATTGTTGAAAGCCTAGAGCTCTAATGATGCTGCAAACCTTTCAACTTCAGCTGGATTGGAAGTCCCATCTCACGAAGGAACATCAGGAGATGCTGATCAGCATTCGTGATCGTCGTGGCCTGATTCTTTATATCGATTGGTATTGAAGGCTGAGGGCTTCTGCGGTGCTCCAATGGTGAATAAAATTGCTGCCAAGTTAAGCTGGTTGCTGAAACATTGAGACCAATTTAAGTTTCTTTCGTTTTAATCGCAGTGGATCAAACTTGTTGCAGTAATAATTACCTGTTACTTGACTGCATGTGTCAGCCTGGAGTCTGGATGGTTGTCTTTGATGTGGTGTCATTGTTACTTATACTGCTTCATTATATGGATGAACCGATCGATGAGTCTTTAAGAACCTCATATCGTAATTCACCTGTTAGAATTCCTGCTTGCTTAGTATTCAGGTAATGTCATAAATCTGCTCAGTTTCTAGCTTTGCggcatcaaacatttttttttcaaacacaaTGATCCTATTTCACATTCTGGAACTTTTACTTCTGGTAACTGTTTGTTAGTTCTGGCCAACTGACAGCGACGTTGTCAACTTGGCGCGAATACTGGTAACATtttgtggtcttgttttgataTGTACTCATGTTTCAGAATGTTTTGTGTTTTGATTTGTCCTAAGTTAAGCTTGTCAAGTTTGACCAAGGTTGTAGGAGAACGTTTTTT
The Oryza glaberrima chromosome 8, OglaRS2, whole genome shotgun sequence DNA segment above includes these coding regions:
- the LOC127783326 gene encoding putative F-box/LRR-repeat protein At5g02700 — encoded protein: MDELGIIEQGVDWRTRLGQDIRDCMTNDILFSLQTKLQSTSTTLIDLQKVAARIEERIHTIASDYGDYLRRICLTRGDLDSYDVFLNDCQRQQASIRSSILLHQENKQGDQIVQAKRNIKGTSSSSVLSNQVALNDHKEHSHHYEKDMISKLPNDLVQHIMSFLSMREAVRTSVLSHWWVNQWTFLKSIQLNIYWFHMDREKFSSFLDKLLLSRVHADAPMDTFELKSFAIDRANCWINHAIKHNAKVLKFAEYGKWEPFYLDPNLVELNSRYLETLELTNVALDATIFSQLANSCPALQNMLLTDCLLEVEEISSSSLKNLDIIDCYILKDLSISTPSLVSLCIKNERTDNSSFRNSYLIFATVIIIDASSVSSMELLAMDRQFTFVEKDGGEPMFKNLRNLSLGLWCINNMFSPLRRFVRHSPMLRMVTLRISPLDWKSHLTKEHQEMLISIRDRRGLILYIDWY